A section of the Sedimentisphaera cyanobacteriorum genome encodes:
- a CDS encoding MarR family winged helix-turn-helix transcriptional regulator: MEISETDYEVRILRSVRRIIRAVDIHSRRINSKFNVTVPQMLCLYSLARSPEKTMSELSRDVNLGASTVNGIADRLEAKGLVRRQRSKKDRRKVYLELTDQGKEIIKKAPPLLQETVEKQLRKLPELEQAAIALSMERMVLLMEAEDIDASPNLLPG; the protein is encoded by the coding sequence ATGGAAATCAGCGAGACTGATTACGAAGTTAGAATACTTCGCTCTGTTAGAAGAATCATCAGGGCGGTTGATATTCATTCCCGCAGGATCAATTCAAAATTTAATGTTACAGTCCCTCAGATGTTGTGTCTTTATTCCTTGGCAAGGAGCCCGGAAAAGACGATGTCTGAGCTCTCCAGAGATGTCAATCTCGGTGCAAGCACTGTAAACGGAATTGCCGACAGGCTGGAGGCAAAGGGATTGGTTCGGCGTCAGAGGTCTAAAAAGGACCGCAGGAAGGTTTACTTAGAGCTCACTGACCAAGGAAAAGAAATAATCAAAAAAGCCCCGCCTCTGCTTCAGGAAACGGTTGAAAAGCAGCTTAGGAAGCTCCCCGAGCTTGAACAGGCAGCAATAGCCCTTTCCATGGAGAGGATGGTGCTGCTTATGGAAGCTGAGGATATAGATGCCTCTCCTAATTTGCTTCCCGGATAA
- a CDS encoding LamG-like jellyroll fold domain-containing protein, with protein MRLNIYSVIICFIGFSVQAGLLNHWEFNEGSGFTVSGSGRAESSGTLMQGNKKGTHGPSWHSDSERGSVLEFDGDDWVLTDSRGVQGGRERTVTVWFYLLSSKHRHTLLQYGGTGRGGEYFRLLVEDQRLRFEVANGNALALNSGDISLNCWHHAALVVDDFNGDGETRTPEVKFYFDGRQRAQTAGIDQRINTRIQGKDGYVHLGGAAQAGGSAPREAMVGYLGEVKIYDTALSEDEIIEDMEQKSVWGPRPANRQNVPVSIGSLSWLAGIHSKQQDVYFGNNYYDVSRASPSEPRGVYLESARLTGSGQIGRYKIDLPDEEIDLMPLRTYYWRVDQRNSDFSDSRWKGRVWKFTTQRLKAEPDRLRAHGHLPELTLNWKPPRDITEPLYEAVIAEDSDFRKIAEKADGLSKPLWKPEGGKLAIGRQYYFRVRAYDPEKPELEGVSDVLPLLYNSPRRVEYFDQYTEKSQLESFWKDGAGEPSNGASINLSFEADGQSMRLEYDTQIDYSEAQRTFANAQDWLKCEAEVLDFYFRGAPENSPAYVYIELEDSQGNKAKITCTENEKQVIESKWSPWTRVRKPLSEFASKGANLSNVSSVVIGLEAGSGQRGSGAIFVDSIGLDIKRSSKD; from the coding sequence ATGAGGCTGAATATTTATTCTGTAATTATTTGTTTTATAGGCTTTTCAGTTCAGGCAGGGCTTCTGAACCACTGGGAGTTTAACGAAGGCAGCGGCTTTACAGTTTCCGGCAGCGGGCGGGCTGAGAGCTCAGGAACTCTGATGCAGGGGAACAAAAAGGGAACACACGGTCCGAGCTGGCATAGTGATTCCGAGCGCGGCAGCGTTCTGGAATTTGACGGAGACGACTGGGTACTTACAGATTCCCGCGGCGTTCAGGGCGGTCGTGAGCGTACTGTAACGGTATGGTTTTATCTGCTCAGCAGCAAACATCGCCACACACTACTTCAGTACGGCGGTACTGGGCGAGGCGGGGAATACTTCCGCCTTCTTGTAGAGGATCAGCGTCTTCGCTTTGAAGTTGCTAACGGGAACGCCCTTGCCCTGAATTCAGGTGATATTTCGCTGAACTGCTGGCATCATGCAGCGCTTGTTGTAGATGATTTCAACGGCGACGGTGAAACCCGCACACCTGAAGTGAAGTTTTATTTTGACGGCCGCCAAAGAGCTCAAACTGCCGGTATAGATCAGCGTATTAATACTCGGATTCAAGGCAAAGACGGGTATGTTCATCTCGGCGGCGCTGCTCAGGCAGGCGGTTCGGCACCGCGTGAGGCGATGGTCGGCTATCTGGGAGAAGTAAAGATATATGATACAGCGCTGTCGGAAGACGAAATAATAGAGGATATGGAGCAGAAAAGTGTTTGGGGGCCAAGGCCTGCAAACCGCCAGAATGTCCCAGTTTCGATAGGTTCTCTCTCGTGGCTGGCGGGGATACATTCAAAGCAGCAGGATGTTTATTTCGGAAACAATTATTATGATGTCTCAAGAGCAAGCCCGAGCGAGCCTCGGGGTGTATATTTGGAATCTGCCCGTCTTACAGGCTCTGGGCAAATCGGACGTTATAAGATAGATTTGCCTGATGAGGAAATAGATTTAATGCCTCTGAGAACGTATTACTGGCGTGTTGACCAGCGTAATTCAGACTTTTCTGACAGCCGGTGGAAGGGCAGGGTATGGAAATTCACGACCCAAAGACTCAAAGCAGAGCCTGACCGTCTGAGAGCTCATGGCCATCTGCCGGAACTAACGCTAAACTGGAAGCCTCCTCGGGACATTACAGAGCCCCTTTATGAGGCTGTGATTGCTGAAGATTCGGATTTTCGAAAAATTGCCGAAAAGGCTGATGGTCTCAGCAAGCCTTTATGGAAGCCTGAAGGCGGGAAGCTTGCAATTGGAAGGCAGTACTATTTCAGAGTGAGGGCATACGATCCGGAAAAGCCTGAATTAGAGGGAGTGAGTGATGTTTTGCCTCTGCTTTATAATTCGCCGAGAAGGGTAGAATATTTTGATCAATACACGGAAAAATCCCAGCTTGAAAGTTTCTGGAAGGATGGAGCGGGCGAACCTTCCAACGGGGCATCGATAAACCTTAGCTTTGAGGCGGACGGGCAGTCTATGAGGCTTGAATATGACACTCAAATCGATTATTCTGAAGCTCAAAGAACATTCGCTAACGCCCAAGACTGGCTAAAATGCGAAGCTGAGGTTCTCGATTTTTATTTCCGCGGCGCGCCCGAGAATTCTCCAGCTTATGTTTATATTGAGCTCGAAGATTCGCAAGGAAACAAAGCGAAAATCACATGCACAGAAAACGAAAAGCAGGTTATAGAGTCAAAATGGTCTCCTTGGACAAGAGTGAGGAAGCCTTTGAGCGAATTTGCTTCGAAAGGAGCGAATCTATCTAATGTGAGCTCTGTTGTTATAGGTCTTGAGGCCGGGTCAGGACAAAGAGGCAGCGGAGCGATTTTTGTTGATTCGATAGGGCTTGATATTAAGCGCAGTTCAAAGGATTAA